One segment of candidate division WOR-3 bacterium DNA contains the following:
- a CDS encoding MFS transporter: MEKKPKPNDHPKTKERFFWDKTFLALRYPNYRLWFWGQIISLFGSWMQTTAQGFFIYELTHSPAYLGYVGFAAGLPTWLFMLYAGVIADRIPRRRILIVTQSTMMILALILATLTFLKIVRPWHILILAFGMGTANAFDAPARQAFVREMVDPDVLTNAIALNSAMFNTAIALGPAAGGMIYAALGPGWCFTINGLTFIAVISALFAMELKEIKSTHNKNSPFEDLKRGIKYTFNHPQIRLLIMTIAIIALFGTSYTTLLPAWAVKVLQGDARTNGFLQTARGLGALTSALFIASLGVFHFRGKLLTLGTFLFPLFILLFALNTNFLIALVFLYFAGIGQILIMNLANSLVQTQVVEEMRGRVMGIYTFVFFGLMPLGALWIGTAAQLWGLKNALIIASSITLGYAFLIYLQGRPLWQLK, from the coding sequence ATGGAAAAGAAACCTAAGCCTAATGATCATCCCAAAACCAAAGAAAGGTTTTTCTGGGATAAAACATTTTTAGCCCTCCGTTATCCCAATTATCGGCTATGGTTCTGGGGACAGATAATTTCACTATTCGGTTCCTGGATGCAAACCACTGCCCAAGGTTTTTTCATATATGAACTCACCCATTCCCCGGCTTACTTAGGATATGTAGGGTTTGCTGCTGGACTGCCCACCTGGCTTTTTATGCTGTATGCAGGAGTAATTGCCGACCGCATTCCCCGACGTCGCATACTGATCGTCACCCAGTCCACCATGATGATACTCGCCCTTATCCTTGCCACCCTTACTTTTCTAAAGATAGTTCGGCCCTGGCATATTCTGATACTTGCATTCGGCATGGGGACTGCAAACGCCTTTGATGCACCAGCCCGCCAAGCGTTTGTGCGGGAGATGGTGGATCCCGATGTTCTGACCAATGCCATTGCCTTAAATTCCGCAATGTTTAATACCGCAATCGCCTTGGGACCAGCAGCCGGAGGCATGATTTATGCCGCACTGGGTCCAGGTTGGTGTTTTACAATAAATGGTCTTACTTTTATTGCAGTTATCAGCGCACTTTTTGCTATGGAGTTAAAGGAAATTAAATCTACTCATAATAAGAACTCACCATTTGAAGATCTAAAGAGAGGGATCAAATATACCTTCAATCATCCCCAAATCCGTCTGTTAATCATGACGATCGCGATAATTGCCCTTTTTGGAACCTCTTATACCACTTTGTTACCAGCATGGGCGGTAAAGGTGCTCCAAGGCGATGCCCGAACTAATGGTTTTCTACAGACTGCCAGGGGTTTAGGAGCACTCACCTCAGCCCTATTTATCGCATCTTTGGGTGTATTCCACTTCCGAGGCAAACTGCTTACCCTGGGTACATTTTTGTTTCCCCTTTTTATCCTGTTATTTGCATTAAACACCAATTTTTTGATTGCCCTTGTTTTTCTCTACTTTGCGGGTATTGGACAAATTCTTATCATGAACTTAGCTAATTCACTCGTACAAACCCAGGTCGTTGAGGAGATGCGCGGACGGGTGATGGGAATTTATACCTTTGTATTTTTTGGTTTAATGCCCCTGGGTGCTCTATGGATTGGAACAGCCGCCCAGCTTTGGGGATTGAAAAATGCCCTAATAATCGCATCATCCATCACCTTGGGCTATGCGTTTTTGATTTATCTTCAGGGTCGGCCGCTCTGGCAGCTGAAATAA
- a CDS encoding 4Fe-4S dicluster domain-containing protein: MDKHPSLERRQKRPYVVIECPERIPCDPCVEACPEGAITIKGSLIELPEVDYEKCTGCLLCIPRCPGLAIFVIDERPPEYSIVYLPYEFLPVPEKGMKALGLDREGRERCPVEILRVLQSPKFNRCTIVGIAVPKGLEHDIRFFKLRDK; encoded by the coding sequence ATGGATAAGCATCCTTCTCTGGAACGGCGTCAGAAAAGACCCTATGTTGTAATTGAGTGTCCGGAACGAATTCCCTGTGATCCTTGTGTGGAAGCCTGTCCAGAGGGTGCAATCACCATCAAGGGAAGCCTTATTGAGTTGCCGGAAGTGGATTACGAAAAGTGCACGGGTTGTCTATTATGTATTCCCAGATGCCCGGGATTGGCAATATTTGTGATTGATGAAAGGCCTCCGGAATACTCTATCGTTTACCTCCCCTACGAATTCCTCCCTGTTCCAGAGAAGGGGATGAAGGCATTAGGTCTGGATCGTGAAGGCAGAGAACGCTGTCCAGTAGAAATATTGAGGGTTTTGCAATCCCCTAAATTCAATCGCTGTACGATTGTAGGGATAGCAGTTCCTAAAGGATTGGAGCACGATATTCGGTTTTTTAAATTAAGAGACAAATAG
- the ltaE gene encoding low-specificity L-threonine aldolase translates to MRIIDLRSDTVTLPTPRMREAIFHAELGDDVFEEDPTVNLLEKRAAELIGKEAALLVTSGTQANLVSILTHCHRGDEVILGDLSHTFLNELGGISALGGIHPRTVPNRDDGTMDLEKIESAIRADNIHYPKTRLICLENTHNRCYGAPLTVEYTNAVCTIAHRYQLKVHLDGARIFNAAVALGVDVKELTKNVDSVSFCLSKGLSAPVGSLICGKKEFIKEARRYRKMLGGGMRQAGIIAAAGIVALEDMIDRLKEDHQNARLLAEGISQIPGLKIDLEKVKTNIIYFDLITDRISSEELLQKMAEKGVKFLSTGPKRFRMVTHYGITEDDIKTTVEILKQLFVS, encoded by the coding sequence ATGAGAATTATTGACCTTCGCAGCGATACTGTGACATTGCCTACGCCCAGGATGCGGGAGGCAATATTCCATGCCGAGTTGGGGGATGATGTATTTGAAGAAGACCCGACAGTGAATCTCTTAGAAAAACGTGCTGCTGAATTAATAGGCAAGGAAGCGGCCTTGCTCGTTACCAGCGGCACCCAGGCTAATTTGGTCTCTATTCTAACCCATTGTCATCGGGGTGATGAAGTAATTCTCGGTGACTTATCCCATACTTTTTTAAACGAATTGGGGGGGATCTCTGCACTTGGTGGAATCCATCCCCGGACCGTACCCAATCGCGATGATGGCACAATGGATTTAGAAAAGATTGAATCCGCCATAAGGGCAGATAATATCCACTATCCAAAAACCCGTCTTATCTGTCTTGAAAACACGCACAATCGTTGTTATGGAGCGCCCTTAACTGTTGAATATACAAATGCGGTATGTACCATCGCCCACCGCTATCAACTTAAAGTCCATCTTGATGGAGCAAGGATATTCAACGCCGCTGTGGCTTTGGGCGTGGATGTAAAAGAACTCACAAAAAATGTCGACTCGGTCAGCTTCTGCCTATCCAAAGGACTTTCCGCCCCGGTAGGCTCGCTCATCTGCGGAAAAAAGGAATTTATTAAAGAAGCAAGGCGTTATCGGAAAATGTTGGGTGGAGGTATGCGCCAAGCAGGTATTATTGCCGCCGCGGGCATTGTGGCATTAGAAGATATGATCGACCGATTAAAAGAAGACCATCAAAATGCCCGACTGCTTGCCGAAGGCATAAGCCAGATTCCTGGTTTGAAAATTGATCTGGAAAAAGTGAAAACCAATATTATATATTTTGACCTCATTACCGACCGCATTTCCTCCGAAGAGTTATTGCAAAAAATGGCTGAAAAAGGGGTGAAATTTTTAAGCACCGGCCCGAAACGTTTCCGGATGGTGACACATTACGGTATCACAGAAGATGATATAAAGACGACGGTAGAGATCTTAAAACAGCTATTTGTCTCTTAA
- a CDS encoding sensor domain-containing diguanylate cyclase, with translation MPYMITGILLFTVILIIVVIVVIQRMQKKSEIISQIAILTDELDRQKQENISLRNELRTLISQDNLLFSSIIRLTSRLEPIEIARETVGFLTNYLNASMVALFFLDEKEKRLNLVAHHGIHENWIPKLTYDVGEGRIGVTAEKRMPLSVNESEVLRIKEPYPYYIPDICYPLVYQNRLFGVIGVNREQHLDEREKNILGVVTRIASTALQNTLSFAIMRDLASIDPLTKLYNIGFFRDKLTEELNRAKRFQHNLSVAIIDLDNFKYFNDTFGHQAGDQLLIRIAQIFSKFFRDTDLIARYGGDEFIVLLPETRKEEAAKMVANLLNNFRMYDFAQGQTDKRLAFSAGIATYPDDGLTPSDLIKNADKALYEAKSAGRNRVVMYYHKVEKI, from the coding sequence ATGCCCTACATGATCACCGGAATTTTGCTCTTCACGGTAATTCTTATAATCGTCGTGATCGTGGTCATTCAACGGATGCAGAAAAAGAGTGAAATCATATCCCAGATTGCCATTCTTACCGACGAACTTGACCGGCAAAAACAGGAGAATATCAGCTTGAGGAACGAATTACGCACCCTCATCTCTCAGGATAACCTCCTTTTTTCTTCCATCATCCGTTTGACTTCTCGATTAGAACCAATTGAGATCGCCCGGGAGACCGTGGGTTTCTTGACCAACTATCTCAATGCCTCCATGGTTGCCCTTTTCTTCCTTGATGAAAAAGAAAAAAGACTCAACCTGGTGGCACACCACGGTATCCATGAAAACTGGATACCCAAACTTACCTATGATGTGGGTGAAGGACGCATCGGTGTCACCGCTGAAAAAAGGATGCCACTTAGTGTTAATGAATCTGAAGTCTTAAGAATAAAAGAACCCTACCCTTATTATATCCCGGACATATGTTATCCACTCGTTTATCAAAACCGGCTCTTCGGGGTGATTGGGGTAAATCGTGAGCAACATCTTGATGAACGGGAAAAAAACATCCTCGGTGTCGTTACCCGGATTGCCTCTACCGCACTCCAAAATACACTGAGTTTTGCGATCATGCGTGATCTTGCCTCCATTGACCCGTTGACAAAATTGTATAACATCGGCTTTTTCCGTGATAAACTCACTGAGGAGCTAAACCGGGCTAAAAGATTCCAGCACAATCTCTCGGTAGCTATTATTGACCTTGACAACTTTAAGTATTTCAATGACACATTTGGACATCAGGCCGGTGACCAGTTATTGATCAGGATTGCACAAATCTTCAGTAAATTCTTTCGGGATACGGATCTCATCGCCCGCTACGGTGGTGATGAATTCATCGTGCTGCTCCCAGAAACCCGCAAAGAAGAAGCTGCCAAGATGGTTGCCAATCTTCTCAATAACTTCCGGATGTATGACTTTGCCCAGGGTCAAACAGATAAAAGACTTGCCTTTTCGGCAGGAATTGCCACCTACCCGGATGATGGGTTAACACCGTCGGATTTGATAAAAAACGCGGACAAGGCGTTGTATGAAGCAAAAAGTGCTGGGCGAAATCGCGTGGTTATGTATTATCATAAAGTGGAAAAAATATAA
- a CDS encoding radical SAM protein, protein MKEIPSELIDELYKKLNPCRLCPRECRVNRRTGELGNCRAGFKPKVASYHQHFGEEYCLVGRFGSGTIFFAHCNLHCVYCQNYDISQHGLGREVTIDRLAEMMLELQKLGCHNINLVTPTPWVPQIVEALSIARRQGLNIPIVYNCGGYESVETLRLLEGIIDIYMPDIKYGDNEKGKKYSDVPDYWDVVRKALKEMHRQVGDLVIENGIAKKGLLIRHLVLPNNLADTKKCLEFIAQEISRDSFVNIMDQYYPTYRANHFPELNRSITPREYMNAFEDYPFTRNPNLW, encoded by the coding sequence ATGAAAGAAATTCCTTCAGAACTGATCGATGAATTATATAAAAAACTGAACCCATGCCGGCTCTGTCCGCGGGAATGCCGGGTAAATAGAAGAACAGGAGAACTTGGTAATTGCCGCGCCGGTTTTAAACCCAAGGTAGCCTCCTACCATCAACATTTTGGCGAAGAATACTGCCTGGTAGGTCGGTTTGGCTCGGGAACGATCTTCTTCGCCCACTGTAATTTACACTGTGTCTATTGTCAGAATTACGACATCAGTCAGCACGGACTGGGTCGGGAAGTTACCATTGATCGCCTCGCCGAGATGATGCTGGAACTACAAAAACTTGGGTGTCACAATATCAACCTTGTAACACCCACGCCCTGGGTACCTCAGATTGTGGAAGCCTTGAGCATTGCCCGGCGCCAGGGCTTAAATATTCCCATCGTCTACAACTGTGGTGGTTATGAATCAGTGGAAACCCTGAGATTGCTGGAAGGCATAATCGACATTTATATGCCTGACATCAAATATGGTGATAACGAAAAAGGCAAAAAATATTCTGATGTGCCCGATTACTGGGATGTAGTAAGGAAAGCATTAAAAGAAATGCATCGGCAAGTCGGTGATCTGGTGATCGAAAACGGCATCGCCAAAAAGGGGCTGTTAATCCGACATCTTGTCTTACCCAACAACCTCGCTGATACGAAGAAATGCCTGGAGTTTATCGCCCAAGAAATTTCCCGCGATTCATTCGTAAACATCATGGACCAGTATTATCCCACTTACCGCGCCAACCACTTTCCTGAACTCAATCGTTCCATCACCCCCCGGGAATATATGAACGCATTTGAGGATTATCCGTTTACCCGGAATCCCAATCTCTGGTGA
- a CDS encoding radical SAM protein yields the protein MGNFGFQWHITNYCNLRCYHCYQDDFSRQDEQPLARLKKVLLKITNVLKEKRIVINFTGGEPLLYPDLFELFNMAESIDNIYEFNLITNGLLLNEETINRLNQYKKLKEIKISLEGGDANTNDKIRGRGVFNRVLRNVDLLKPRTQKEIVLMFTLGSYNYGHLGAMIDLARNLGVDGVILERFVPWGRGSFLKEHYLKKEEWFTVIDEIIKFVHLDYIPQELLPYKAFHIVLKDSLELKGALCNLGEESMAVMPNGDVYPCRRFPTRIGNLLNEEFESIFFRLKILKNHLIENLKGRCRNCSLENCFGCRALSYAVYNDFYAPDPQCFL from the coding sequence GTGGGAAACTTTGGTTTTCAGTGGCATATCACCAACTATTGCAATCTCCGTTGTTATCATTGTTATCAAGATGATTTCTCACGGCAGGATGAACAGCCCCTGGCGCGACTAAAAAAGGTGCTTCTTAAGATCACCAATGTTTTGAAAGAAAAGAGAATAGTTATCAATTTCACAGGTGGTGAACCTTTGCTGTACCCGGACCTTTTTGAACTTTTCAACATGGCGGAGAGCATTGATAACATTTATGAATTCAATCTGATCACCAACGGTTTACTGTTAAATGAAGAGACGATTAACCGACTGAATCAATATAAAAAACTAAAAGAGATAAAGATTTCCCTTGAAGGGGGGGATGCCAATACCAATGATAAAATCCGGGGCCGGGGTGTCTTCAATCGGGTGCTTAGGAATGTGGATCTACTAAAGCCCAGAACTCAGAAAGAGATTGTGCTGATGTTTACGCTCGGAAGTTATAATTATGGACATTTGGGTGCAATGATAGATTTGGCAAGAAATTTGGGTGTGGATGGAGTCATCCTTGAACGTTTTGTACCCTGGGGTCGGGGTTCATTTCTGAAAGAGCACTATTTAAAAAAAGAAGAATGGTTCACGGTAATCGATGAGATCATCAAATTTGTTCATCTTGATTACATCCCGCAGGAATTGTTACCTTATAAAGCTTTTCACATCGTCTTGAAAGATTCCTTGGAACTAAAAGGGGCGCTGTGCAATCTCGGAGAAGAATCCATGGCGGTGATGCCCAACGGTGATGTCTATCCCTGTCGGCGATTTCCCACCAGAATAGGTAATCTCCTGAATGAGGAGTTTGAGTCGATTTTTTTCCGTTTGAAAATTCTTAAGAATCATCTCATAGAAAACTTAAAAGGCCGATGTCGGAATTGTTCGTTGGAAAATTGCTTTGGCTGTCGGGCACTGAGTTATGCAGTTTATAACGATTTTTATGCCCCGGACCCCCAATGTTTTTTATAA
- the sucC gene encoding ADP-forming succinate--CoA ligase subunit beta: protein MKIHEYQAKDFFKKYGIPVPREKVCSNLEEILAAAKEIGLPCVIKAQVMVGGRGKAGGIKLAKTEEEVKTYGAQILGMEIKGLKVKKVLVSEAVEITSEAYLGIIIDRNEKKTVVMACKEGGVEIEEVARQKPEAIFKVYADPLLGLLEHRAREIGLFLYGNTKNAFECATIADKLYRLFIENDASLAEINPLVTSKTGNLIALDAKINFDDNALYRHPEIEAMRDRESEDENELLARERDLSYVKLNGNIGCVVNGAGLAMATMDLVKHYGGEPANFLDIGGSSSPEKVKNALEILLRDKNVKVIFFNIFGGITRCDDVALGILEAKKSLNITQPIVARLTGTNEDKAMEILKEAGLIFAKTMEEGAQKAIELLK from the coding sequence TTGAAAATCCATGAATATCAAGCCAAGGACTTTTTTAAAAAATATGGAATCCCGGTGCCGCGAGAAAAAGTATGTTCCAATCTGGAAGAAATTCTTGCGGCTGCAAAAGAGATCGGCTTGCCTTGTGTGATTAAAGCCCAGGTGATGGTGGGAGGCCGGGGTAAAGCCGGGGGAATTAAATTGGCGAAGACCGAGGAAGAGGTAAAAACTTATGGTGCTCAGATCCTGGGCATGGAGATAAAAGGTCTTAAGGTAAAGAAGGTTCTCGTTTCCGAAGCGGTTGAGATCACTTCTGAGGCCTATTTGGGAATCATCATTGACCGCAACGAAAAAAAGACCGTGGTCATGGCTTGTAAGGAAGGCGGAGTGGAGATTGAAGAAGTTGCCCGCCAGAAGCCGGAGGCGATATTCAAAGTTTACGCCGATCCCCTTCTCGGATTGCTTGAACATCGGGCGCGTGAGATTGGATTGTTTCTCTATGGGAATACCAAAAATGCCTTTGAATGTGCGACTATCGCCGATAAACTCTACCGCCTCTTCATTGAGAATGATGCTTCGCTCGCCGAAATCAATCCTTTGGTCACAAGTAAAACAGGGAATCTCATCGCTCTTGATGCCAAAATCAATTTTGATGATAATGCCCTTTACCGACATCCAGAAATTGAAGCAATGCGCGACCGCGAAAGCGAGGATGAGAATGAATTACTTGCCCGGGAAAGGGACCTTTCTTATGTAAAACTCAATGGCAATATTGGCTGCGTGGTAAACGGTGCAGGCCTGGCAATGGCGACTATGGATTTGGTAAAACATTACGGTGGAGAGCCTGCAAATTTTTTAGATATCGGCGGTTCCTCCTCTCCGGAAAAGGTTAAAAATGCCTTGGAAATCCTTCTCCGCGATAAGAATGTCAAAGTGATATTCTTCAATATCTTCGGAGGGATAACCCGTTGTGATGATGTAGCATTGGGAATATTGGAAGCCAAGAAATCGCTCAATATTACCCAGCCGATTGTCGCCCGCCTTACTGGAACGAATGAAGATAAGGCAATGGAGATATTAAAAGAAGCAGGATTGATATTCGCCAAGACGATGGAAGAAGGTGCACAAAAGGCAATTGAACTTTTAAAATGA
- the hypD gene encoding hydrogenase formation protein HypD, translated as MSDTLTKGIAKLSKKLTRPIKIMEVCGTHTMAIARAGIRKLLPPNVKLLSGPGCPVCVTPQEIIDWTIELAQQRDIIITTFGDIVRVPGTQESLESYHPRIVYSPRDSLKIALQNPDKKVVFIGVGFETTSPAVAATILEAEQKKIKNFYLLSAFKLIPPALDYIARSPQIKIDGFILPGHVSTIIGSKPYEFLAAQYHLPGCITGFEPIDILLGIKNLLEQIISKEAKIEIEYKRVVTPEGNPAARAILNSVFETTDSNWRGIGRIPQSGLGLKKEFLRFDATKHFEIKSIKSVEPKGCICGKILLGLKTPPECPLFGRRCTPQNPVGACMVSSEGSCAAYYRYGDLNYQSTRKK; from the coding sequence ATGTCGGATACGCTGACTAAGGGCATAGCTAAATTAAGTAAGAAGCTTACCAGGCCGATTAAAATCATGGAGGTTTGTGGTACCCATACCATGGCTATCGCACGGGCAGGGATAAGGAAATTGTTGCCCCCGAATGTAAAACTGCTCTCCGGTCCTGGTTGTCCGGTTTGTGTGACACCTCAGGAAATAATAGACTGGACTATTGAACTCGCCCAGCAAAGGGATATCATCATCACCACCTTTGGTGATATCGTGCGTGTGCCGGGGACACAGGAAAGTCTTGAAAGCTACCATCCTCGTATTGTCTATTCCCCACGTGACAGTCTGAAAATTGCCCTACAAAATCCAGACAAAAAGGTGGTTTTCATAGGGGTGGGTTTTGAAACGACTTCACCCGCGGTTGCTGCCACCATTTTGGAGGCAGAACAAAAAAAGATAAAAAACTTCTATTTGCTTTCTGCCTTTAAATTGATACCCCCAGCATTGGATTATATTGCCCGTTCCCCTCAGATAAAGATTGACGGTTTTATCCTCCCCGGACATGTATCCACGATCATCGGTTCAAAACCTTATGAATTTCTTGCCGCGCAATACCATCTTCCTGGATGTATCACCGGTTTTGAACCTATTGATATTTTATTGGGTATTAAGAATCTCCTGGAGCAGATAATCAGCAAAGAAGCCAAGATTGAGATTGAATATAAAAGGGTGGTTACACCCGAAGGCAATCCGGCGGCCCGGGCAATATTAAATAGTGTTTTTGAAACAACCGATTCAAACTGGCGAGGAATTGGCAGAATTCCCCAATCCGGGTTGGGTTTGAAAAAGGAATTCTTACGCTTTGATGCTACCAAACATTTTGAAATCAAAAGTATAAAATCCGTTGAACCCAAAGGCTGTATCTGTGGTAAAATCCTGTTGGGGCTTAAAACCCCTCCTGAATGCCCGCTTTTCGGAAGAAGATGCACACCGCAAAATCCGGTGGGTGCATGTATGGTTTCTTCAGAAGGTTCCTGCGCGGCTTATTACCGTTATGGTGATCTTAATTATCAATCGACCCGCAAAAAATAA
- the sucD gene encoding succinate--CoA ligase subunit alpha — protein MSILVNKNTRLVVQGITGRDGSFHTRQMLNYGTKVVAGVTPGKGGSEVEGVPVFNTVAEAVKKTGANTSVIFVPAKFAPGALYEAIDAGIELIVCISEGIPTLEMVKIIAYLKDKNCRLIGPNSPGLVSPGEAKVGILPGHIFKKGSIGVISRSGTLTYEIVDHITKAGMGQSTCIGIGGDPIIGTKFIDCLELFAQDPETEAVVIVGEIGGRDEQDAAEYIKKHFKKPVFGFIAGKTAPPDKRMGHAGAIISGTAGTAAEKIKAFESAGIKVGETPAQVAELIKSTLK, from the coding sequence ATGAGTATCTTAGTAAATAAAAATACCCGACTGGTCGTCCAGGGTATAACCGGCCGAGACGGGAGTTTTCACACCCGCCAGATGTTAAATTATGGCACCAAGGTCGTCGCTGGAGTGACACCCGGAAAGGGTGGTAGCGAAGTCGAAGGGGTGCCTGTATTCAATACAGTGGCGGAAGCGGTCAAAAAGACCGGTGCCAACACCTCGGTAATATTCGTTCCCGCGAAGTTTGCACCGGGTGCATTATACGAGGCGATCGATGCCGGGATTGAACTAATCGTCTGCATATCCGAAGGAATTCCGACGCTGGAAATGGTAAAGATTATTGCGTATTTGAAAGATAAAAATTGCCGGCTCATCGGACCGAATTCTCCTGGTCTGGTATCGCCGGGTGAGGCTAAGGTAGGAATACTTCCCGGGCATATCTTCAAAAAAGGAAGTATTGGGGTAATATCGCGCAGTGGCACCCTCACTTATGAAATTGTTGACCACATCACCAAGGCCGGGATGGGCCAATCCACCTGTATCGGAATCGGTGGCGATCCGATAATCGGCACTAAATTCATCGACTGTCTTGAACTCTTCGCCCAGGACCCGGAGACCGAAGCGGTTGTCATCGTCGGTGAAATTGGCGGTCGCGATGAACAGGATGCTGCAGAATACATTAAAAAGCATTTTAAAAAGCCGGTATTCGGTTTCATCGCAGGCAAGACCGCACCCCCGGATAAAAGAATGGGACACGCCGGTGCTATAATCTCGGGTACTGCAGGGACGGCGGCAGAGAAAATCAAGGCTTTCGAATCCGCTGGTATAAAAGTAGGAGAAACACCGGCACAAGTCGCAGAGTTGATAAAATCAACTCTGAAATAA